The DNA segment ATGCAAGATTTCTGGCAGGCAGCAGCCGCGCAACTCGAGCGCGAACTGACGCCGCAACAGTTCAAGACCTGGATCAAGCCGTTGGCGCCTGTCGCCTTCGACGAGGAAGCGCACGCGCTGCGTATCGCCGCGCCCAACCGCTTCAAGCTCGATTGGGTAAAAAGCCAGTTTTCGGGCCGTATCACCGCGCTCGCCTGCGAATACTGGGAAGCCAACGTCAGCGTTCACTTCGTTCTGGACCCCGCCGCCTCGGGCCGGGCTGCCGCCGGCTATCCGCAGCAGGCCGGCCAGCCGGGCCAGCCCGGCATGCCTGCCCAGCACGCCGGCCCCGGCTATCCGTCCGGCCAGCCGCTGTCGCAAAACTTCGGCCAGCCCGGCATGCAGCCGGGCCAGGGCGGCCAGGGCTACGGCCCCATGAACCAAGGCGGCCAGCGCGGCGGGCAAGCGCCCTACCCCGGCAACCCCGGCAATGGCGGCAACGGCAGCAATGGCGGCAACTATCCCGGCAGCGCAAACCAAAGCAATATGGGCGGCATGGGCGGCGAGATCGTCGATATCGACGTGCCGCAGCTGGACCCGGCCGAAGCCAGCGCCCGCTCCTACCGCGTGCAGCCGTCGCAGCAGCCCATGCAGGGCGGCCACCCCGGTAACCAGGGCGGCCATCCAGGGCATCAGGGCAATCAAGGCCATCCGGGCCAGCAAAGCCACCAAGGCCACCCCGGCAACCAGCATGGCGGCCAGCAGCAGAACGACTCGGTGCACGAGCGCTCGCGCCTGAACCACATCCTTACCTTCGACAACTTCGTCACCGGTAAGGCCAACCAGCTCGCGCGCGCCGCCGCCATCCAGGTGGCCAACAACCCGGGTAAATCCTACAACCCGCTCTATCTGTATGGCGGCGTAGGTCTGGGCAAGACCCACTTGATCCACGCTATCGGCAACTTCATGTTGCTGGAGAACCCGCGCGCCCGCATTCGCTACATCCACGCCGAGCAATACGTCTCCGACGTGGTCAAGGCCTACCAGCGCAAGGCGTTCGACGAGTTCAAGCGCTACTACCACTCGCTCGACCTGCTGCTGATCGACGATATTCAATTTTTCTCCGGCAAGAACCGCACGCAGGAAGAGTTCTTCTACGCCTTCGAGGCCCTGATCGCCAACCGGGCGCAGGTGATCATCACCAGCGATACGTACCCCAAGGAAATCAGCGGCATCGACGATCGCCTGATCTCGCGCTTCGACTCCGGCCTCACGGTCGCCATCGAGCCGCCCGAGCTGGAGATGCGCGTCGCCATCCTGATGAAGAAGGCCGCCGCCGAGAACGTCAGCGTGCCCGAGGAAGTCGCCTTCTTCGTCGCCAAGCATTTGCGCTCCAACGTGCGCGAGCTGGAAGGCGCGTTGCGCAAGATCCTCGCCTTCTCCAACTTCCACGGCAAGGACATCACCATCGATGTCACCCGTGAAGCGCTGAAGGACCTGCTGACGGTGCAGAACCGCCAGATCTCGGTTGAGAACATCCAGAAGACCTGCGCGGATTTCTACAACATCAAGGTCGCGGACATGTACAGCAAGAAGCGGCCCGCCAATATCGCGCGGCCCCGCCAGATTGCCATGTACCTGGCCAAGGAACTCACGCAGAAAAGCCTGCCGGAAATCGGCGAGCTGTTCGGCGGGCGCGATCACACCACCGTACTGCACGCGGTGCGCAAGATCGCCGACGAACGCAGCAAGGACGCGCAGCTCAACCACGAGCTGCACGTGCTGGAACAGACGCTCAAGGGCTGACCCCGAGCGTCGAATCGTAGTGAAACAGTAGTGAAGCAGCAATGAAGCAGCATTTGCCAGCCCGGTCACGCCGGGCTGGCATACTGTAGGGTACGCGCCGGGCAGGATCCGGCGCATGAATCAATCGGAAAGCAACACCGGGGCATTGCGGAACATTGCCATGAAAACGGCCTGGGCTAAGGCTTTGCGGTGAGTCGGGACGAGCGGGCGGAGGGGGCGGCCAGCGACAACAGTCGCCAGCCACCGAAGAAGTCTGAATTTGTGTCGCTTTGCGCACAATTTCACCCTCCGATCGCGCTTCTCCCGCTTCACCGCAGCGGCTTATCCTTGGTACAATGGCGAATTAACTTGTTGATTCCAAAGCGTTTTGGAAGCGTTTTTGGAAACTGCGCGGCAAGTTAGTGCCAGTCAGTGCGCACCCGCGGTCGCTTACTACAAACGACGAAGGATAAATTCAATGCAATTGGTCAAAACCTCGCGAGACAATCTGCTGCGTCCGCTGCAAATCGTGAGCGGCATCGTGGAGCGCCGCCACACACTCCCGATCCTGGCCAACCTGCTGATTCGCAAGTCCGGGTCCAACGTATCCTTCCTCTCGACCGACATCGAGATCCAGATCACCACGCACGCCGAATGCGGCGTAGGCAGCGACACCGTGGCCACCACCGTGGCCGCCCGCAAGCTGCTCGACATCCTGCGCGCCATGCCCGACGGCGAAGTCGCCCTGTCGCTCAACGACAAGCGCATGACCGTGCAGTCCGGCAAGAGCCGCTTCGCGCTGCAGACCCTGGCCGCCGAAGAATTCCCCACGGTAGCCGAAGCCAGCGAGTTCGGCGCCTCCGTCAGCCTGCCGCAAAAGACCTTCAAGCACCTGCTCGCCATGGTTCACTTCGCCATGGCCCAGCAAGACATCCGCTACTACCTCAACGGCATGCTGCTGGTGGTGGACGGCAAGAAGGTCATGGCAGTCGCCACCGACGGCCACCGCCTGGCCTACTGCGGCGTGGAGCTGGACGCCGAAGCCACCAGTGGCGAAGGCGCCCCGTCGCGCCAGGAAGTGATCATCCCGCGCAAGACCATTCTCGAGCTGCAACGCCTGCTGGAAGACAACGACGATCCCGTGCAAGTGCAACTGGCCGCCAACCAGGTCAAGTTCACCTTCGCCAATATCGAGCTGATCTCCAAGCTGGTCGAAGGCAAGTTCCCGGACTTCCAGCGCGTGATCCCCAAGGGCTACAAGAACGCCTTCGCCATCGACCGCGTCAAGCTGCAGCAAGCCCTGCAACGCACCGCCATCCTGACCACCGACAAGTTCAAGGGCGTGCGCTGCATCCTGGATACGCACGTACTCAAGATCAGCTCCACCAACGCCGATCAGGAAGAAGCGCAGGAAGAACTCGAACTTGATTATTCGGGCGATGCCCTCGATATCGGTTTTAACGTGACCTATTTGCTGGACGTGCTCGCCAACCTCAAGAGCGAGCAAGTCCAGGTCAGCCTCGGCGACTCCAATTCGAGCGCGCTGATCACCGTGCCGGAAGACGACAACTTCAAGTACGTCGTCATGCCGATGCGCATTTGATGAGCCGGTAACAAGGACCACAAGATACGCAAAACCGGAGCATCTAACGGCACACCACGGCTTGCGCAGCCGCCCCAGGGGCCCCGCGCAAGACCCGCCGCACCAGGGGCCGGATCGTCGAGATCCGCCCCTTTTGCCGTTTTTATGTAACCCGCTATGCGGCCCGATCCGGGCGCGCCCATCCGGGCGTGACGAGAGATCGCCGCATTCGCCGTGAGTAAGAGAACATGACCGAAGAGCAACAACCGCAATCGCAACCGCAACAGCAAGACAGCTACGGCGCAGGCTCGATCCAGATCCTGGAAGGCCTGGAGGCGGTGCGCAAGCGTCCGGGCATGTACATCGGCGACACGTCCGACGGCACCGGCCTGCACCACCTCGTATTTGAAGTGCTGGACAACTCCATCGACGAAGCCCTGGCCGGCTGGTGCACGGAAATCACCGTCACCATCCACAGCGACAACTCGATCTCCATCACCGACAACGGCCGCGGCATTCCCCCGCTCGTCAAGTTCGACGACAAGCACGAACCCAAGCGCAGCGCGGCAGAAATCGCCATGACCGAGCTGCACGCCGGCGGCAAGTTCAACCAGAACAGCTACAAGGTCTCCGGCGGCCTGCACGGCGTGGGCGTGTCCTGCGTGAACGCCCTCTCCAAGTGGCTGCGCCTGACCGTGCGCCGCGACGGCCAGGCCCACCTGCTCGAGTTCGCCCAAGGCGCCGTGCAGAACCGCCTGGTGGAAACCGTGACCGGCCCCGACGGCCAGCCCGTGGAAGTCTCGCCGATGAAGGTGATCGGCCCCACCGACAAGCGCGGCACCGAAGTCCACTTCCTCGCCGACGAAGAAATCTTCACCAACGTCGAGTTCCACTACGAGATACTCGCCAAGCGCATCCGCGAGCTCTCGTTCCTGAACAACGGCGTGCACATCCGCCTGGCCGACCAGCGCACCGGCAAGGAAGAAGACTTCGCCTTCTCAGGCGGCGTCAAAGGCTTCGTTGAGTACATCAACCGCGGCAAGAGCACCCTGCACCCCAACATCTTCTACGCCAACACCGAAAAAGACGGTATCGCCGTAGAAGTGTCCATGCAGTGGAACGACGGCTACAACGAACAAGTCCTCTGCTTCACCAACAACATCCCGCAGCGTGACGGCGGCACCCACCTCACCGGGTTGCGCGCCGCCATGACGCGCGTGATGAACAAGTACATCGAAGAAAACGAGATCGCCAAAAAGGCCAAGGTAGAAACCACCGGCGACGACATGCGCGAAGGCCTGGCCTGCGTGCTCTCCGTCAAGGTGCCCGAGCCCAAGTTCAGCTCGCAGACCAAGGACAAGCTCGTCTCCTCCGAAGTGCGCCTGCCCGTGGAAGAACTCGTCGCCAAGGCCCTCGGCGACTTCCTGCTGGAAACCCCGGTAGACGCCAAGATCATCTGCGGCAAGATCGTCGACGCCGCCCGCGCCCGCGAAGCCGCCCGCAAGGCCCGCGAAATGACCCGCCGCAAAGGCGTGCTCGACGGCATGGGCCTGCCCGGCAAGCTCGCCGACTGCCAAGAGAAGGATCCGGCCCAGTCCGAACTCTTCCTGGTGGAGGGTGACTCCGCAGGCGGCTCCGCCAAGCAAGGCCGCGACCGGAAGTTCCAGGCCATCCTGCCCCTCAAGGGCAAGATCCTGAACGTGGAACGCGCCCGCTTCGACAAAATGCTCTCCAGCCAGGAAGTGCTCACGCTGATCACCGCGCTAGGCACCGGCATCGGCAAGGACGACTACAACCTCGACAAGCTGCGCTACCACCGCATCATCATCATGACCGACGCGGACGTGGACGGCTCCCACATCCGCACGCTGCTGCTCACGTTCTTCTACCGCCAGATGCCCGACATCATCGAGCGCGGCCACGTGTATATCGCCCAACCGCCGCTGTACAAGATCAAGCACGGCAAGGAAGAGCGCTATATCAAGGACGACAACGAGCTCAACGCCTACCTGCTGCGCCTGGCCATGGAAAAGGCCGCCCTGGTCAACCCCGACGGCAGCGAAGTTGCCGGCGACGCCCTGACCGAGCTGGCCCGCCAGTACCAACTGGCCGAAGCCGTGATCGGCCGCCTGGCCCGCATCGTGGACAGCGACGCCCTGCGCGCCATTGCCGACGGCATCGAGCTGGACCTGGACAGCGCCGCCGCCGCCGAAGCCTCAGCCACCGCGCTCAAGGCCAAGCTGTCGGAAATGCACGCCAAGACCCTGCTGGGCGCCGCCGTGAATGACGACGGCACGGCCGATGTCTATGCGCAGTTTGACGAGAAGACGGACAAGCACCGCCTGATGATCGCCCGCCGGCACCATGGCAACGTGCGCTTGTCTCACCTGGACGCAGACTTTGTCCACGGTGCGGATTACGCCGCGCTGTCGCTGGCCGCCAAGACCTTCCAGGGCCTGATTGCGGAAGGCACCAAGGTGCGCCGTGGCGAGGGCGAAAAGATGCGCGACCAGACGGTGAATGACTTCCATGCTGCCATGCAGTGGTTGTTGTCTGAGGCCGAGCGTGGGGTGTCTCGTCAGCGCTATAAGGGGCTGGGGGAGATGAATCCTGAGCAGCTTTTTGAGACTACGCTTGACGTTACCCAGCGCCGACTGCTGAAGGTGCAGATTGAGGATGCTATTGCGGCGGATCAGATCTTTACTACGCTGATGGGGGATGAGGTTGAGCCGCGGCGGAATTTTATTGAGTCTAATGCGTTGGTGGCTCGGAATATTGATGTTTGATAGTTCTGTCAGTTGTAGGGAACCGGAATTAGCTGGACTACGAGCGCTTCTGCTGGACTGCAAATCCGGAATTAGCTGGACTACCGTGCAATTCGGGCCGACCGTAGGGCGCCAAAGTAATTGCGACTAGCTGTTGAGTTTCAAGAGGTTGTTCACGGCGGAGATACGAGTCATGGGTGGCTGGTAGTTCAGGGCTGCGTGTGGCCGATGCCAGTTGTATCGATGGATGAATGACCGCAAGGCGGCCTCGGCTGGGCTGAGGATTCATAGGGCTGGGCATAGGCCCATTCGCGCAGGCTGGTTTGCACGAAGCGCTCGGCCTTGCCGTTGGTCTTGGGCGTATAGGGCCTGGTATGGATGTGCCGGACCCCGAAGGCGGCACCGGTCGCCTTGAAGGCCTTGGACACATAGCCGCTGCCGTTGTCGGTCACCACGCGATCGATCCATACCCCCAGGCCGGCGTAATACGCCACGGCTTCGCGCAGGAACTGCGCACAGCTCGTCCCGACCTCATCCGTCGATCTTGCCCAGTTTCTTGGTGTCCAGGTGCAGCAGCTCACCAGGCGCGAGAGGCCGTCGCGACGCAAATAGCGACTCAAGGTGGCGAGGCTGCGACCGCTGTCCGCGGCAATCTGCCGGAAGGTCCAGCGTTGACGGCGCAGCGCCTGGAAGCGCTCGCGCTGAGCCGGATCACAGGAGGCGGGGCTCGGACGCGGACGCGAACTGCGGTCGGCCAAGCCGGTTTCGCCTTCAGTCTTGAAGCGGGCCAGCCACTTGTAGCCGATACGCAGGCTCACGCCCGCGACCTGCGTCGCTTGCGCCACACGCCAGCCTTCGTGAAGGACCCGATTCATCACAACGGGCGCCACAGTTTTGCTACTGAGCGACGAAGTTAGTGCGGCTGAACTACTGCCGAGCGTCGGAATTCTTGCAACTCGTGCCAGAATTCATGAAAAGAAGCGTCCTGTGAGCCGACTACTCAGATGCGAGCCCCGTTGTATCCCGGGCCTTAAATTGGCACTTGGTCCCACGGGGCGCTATGGGTTTGAGATGGTGATGGCTTTCCTTACTACTTGATCCAACGAGCGGAGCTCCGTTAGGCGGCTCCGGTGGCAGCGGCTTCTCCCGCGCAATGCCGCGACCCTCCAGTTCCTTCAGGAACCGAACCGGGTTCATATCGTCAGTCCCGGCAGCGGCTCGTCGAGGAAGCATTCCATACAGCGAGTGACGAAAACCGATTCTCTGAGTCGGTTTCGCGGCGGGCCGCAGCGAGACGATGCGTGTCTTCGTCAATACGTGCGTGGATTGGATGCGCGTTGCAGTCTTGCCGGACGCAGCCGCAACGTCTGGTCGTTGCATTGCCAGTCAGGGCCTTCGAGCCCGACACCCTGATCAACCTCATTGTGGTTGAACTGCGACCGGCGGAGCTTCCGTGCTCCCCCAGACCCCGTCGTTCACGGGATGAGATTCTGCTTTCCTCCTGCATCCCCCATAGCCCAACCCAGCACGGATTGGAAAGGCGTATTTTCGACCACATAGCCGTGGCCGGAGCATATCTGCTGTGCGGCCTCTCCTCCTCTCGGCCAAGCATGTCGCATCCCGCAAATGCTGGCGGCGCGGAGCATCGCGCCCGATACGAGAACCGGTGCAAAAGCCTGCAAAGGGAGGTGGAGCGGTTAAAATGCACCCCGCGACACGGGCCGGACGGTAGCTGCCAGGCCGGACGTTCTCTATGTCTTGGAAGCTGCTTCGCGCTCCTGCGCCGGTCGCGTGGCATGGACGACGATCACGGAGCCTTGCGGAGGATCGAGGGCAACTCGCGGGCGGTCGGGATGTGGTTATTCATTTGTTTCTCCTTCGTTGAGGCCGCGCCGTGCGGCCTTGTGGCGTCGGAAAGGGCTCGATAAGGCATGGCCCAAAACACCCCACGGGGCCGTAACGTCAGAGGAGGAGCGGTCCGCGCTTGCGGCCCATGCCTCTGTTGTGCGAACACGAAGCAGAAAGGCCCGCATTGAGCGGACTTCCCGAGGAAGGGAGTAGGTGATGTACTGCAGTCTGACCGAGGGAATGGCACGGGATGGTCGTGGATCAGCGATGATTTGCGATTGACGCAGTTGCCGCAGCCCAAGTGCGTTGGGACGGACAAAACCAAGGAGCGAGCCAGACTGCGCTCCGATGCAGCGGTGGCCGCAGCAGAGCTAATTTTCCCGGGCGAGGACCTCGCCCATATTTTGCTATAGGGACACGAAGTTGAACGCCGTTGAAATAGAACAGGCCATCACCGATCTTGCGGAGCAGTCGTTCGACGGCGAGAAGTTCCCGTATGCCTTCCTTGAAGCCTTTGGCAACAAGGCAACGACGATCCAGCGCTTGCGCAGCGGCGCGACGAACAAATCCGACCTCGGCGGGGTTCTTCAGACCAACAACATCCATATCGTTACCTGCGACAGCCGCCAGGTCACGAGCACCCTCAAGTCTCTGAAAGACAGCCCGGCAACTGCCCGGGCGAAAGCGAAGTTCATCCTTGCCACGGACGGCGCGGACTTTGAGGCCGAAGACTTGACCAGCGGCGAAACCGTCGCCTGCGCCTTCAAAGACTTTCCCGACCATTTTGGTTTCTTTCTGCCGCTGGCGGGCATCACCACCGTCCGGCA comes from the Cupriavidus basilensis genome and includes:
- the dnaN gene encoding DNA polymerase III subunit beta, which translates into the protein MQLVKTSRDNLLRPLQIVSGIVERRHTLPILANLLIRKSGSNVSFLSTDIEIQITTHAECGVGSDTVATTVAARKLLDILRAMPDGEVALSLNDKRMTVQSGKSRFALQTLAAEEFPTVAEASEFGASVSLPQKTFKHLLAMVHFAMAQQDIRYYLNGMLLVVDGKKVMAVATDGHRLAYCGVELDAEATSGEGAPSRQEVIIPRKTILELQRLLEDNDDPVQVQLAANQVKFTFANIELISKLVEGKFPDFQRVIPKGYKNAFAIDRVKLQQALQRTAILTTDKFKGVRCILDTHVLKISSTNADQEEAQEELELDYSGDALDIGFNVTYLLDVLANLKSEQVQVSLGDSNSSALITVPEDDNFKYVVMPMRI
- the gyrB gene encoding DNA topoisomerase (ATP-hydrolyzing) subunit B translates to MTEEQQPQSQPQQQDSYGAGSIQILEGLEAVRKRPGMYIGDTSDGTGLHHLVFEVLDNSIDEALAGWCTEITVTIHSDNSISITDNGRGIPPLVKFDDKHEPKRSAAEIAMTELHAGGKFNQNSYKVSGGLHGVGVSCVNALSKWLRLTVRRDGQAHLLEFAQGAVQNRLVETVTGPDGQPVEVSPMKVIGPTDKRGTEVHFLADEEIFTNVEFHYEILAKRIRELSFLNNGVHIRLADQRTGKEEDFAFSGGVKGFVEYINRGKSTLHPNIFYANTEKDGIAVEVSMQWNDGYNEQVLCFTNNIPQRDGGTHLTGLRAAMTRVMNKYIEENEIAKKAKVETTGDDMREGLACVLSVKVPEPKFSSQTKDKLVSSEVRLPVEELVAKALGDFLLETPVDAKIICGKIVDAARAREAARKAREMTRRKGVLDGMGLPGKLADCQEKDPAQSELFLVEGDSAGGSAKQGRDRKFQAILPLKGKILNVERARFDKMLSSQEVLTLITALGTGIGKDDYNLDKLRYHRIIIMTDADVDGSHIRTLLLTFFYRQMPDIIERGHVYIAQPPLYKIKHGKEERYIKDDNELNAYLLRLAMEKAALVNPDGSEVAGDALTELARQYQLAEAVIGRLARIVDSDALRAIADGIELDLDSAAAAEASATALKAKLSEMHAKTLLGAAVNDDGTADVYAQFDEKTDKHRLMIARRHHGNVRLSHLDADFVHGADYAALSLAAKTFQGLIAEGTKVRRGEGEKMRDQTVNDFHAAMQWLLSEAERGVSRQRYKGLGEMNPEQLFETTLDVTQRRLLKVQIEDAIAADQIFTTLMGDEVEPRRNFIESNALVARNIDV
- the dnaA gene encoding chromosomal replication initiator protein DnaA: MQDFWQAAAAQLERELTPQQFKTWIKPLAPVAFDEEAHALRIAAPNRFKLDWVKSQFSGRITALACEYWEANVSVHFVLDPAASGRAAAGYPQQAGQPGQPGMPAQHAGPGYPSGQPLSQNFGQPGMQPGQGGQGYGPMNQGGQRGGQAPYPGNPGNGGNGSNGGNYPGSANQSNMGGMGGEIVDIDVPQLDPAEASARSYRVQPSQQPMQGGHPGNQGGHPGHQGNQGHPGQQSHQGHPGNQHGGQQQNDSVHERSRLNHILTFDNFVTGKANQLARAAAIQVANNPGKSYNPLYLYGGVGLGKTHLIHAIGNFMLLENPRARIRYIHAEQYVSDVVKAYQRKAFDEFKRYYHSLDLLLIDDIQFFSGKNRTQEEFFYAFEALIANRAQVIITSDTYPKEISGIDDRLISRFDSGLTVAIEPPELEMRVAILMKKAAAENVSVPEEVAFFVAKHLRSNVRELEGALRKILAFSNFHGKDITIDVTREALKDLLTVQNRQISVENIQKTCADFYNIKVADMYSKKRPANIARPRQIAMYLAKELTQKSLPEIGELFGGRDHTTVLHAVRKIADERSKDAQLNHELHVLEQTLKG